One Mycobacteroides salmoniphilum DNA segment encodes these proteins:
- a CDS encoding arylsulfatase, with amino-acid sequence MEPTNGDTAQPTDNGTSGRFSRRSILGGIAAAGVGAAAATAVIKGFEDTDHTTSAGTPGTGPTNEDFHGKIALDVRDSTPDWTPYELKRAPEGAPNVLVVLYDDTGLAAWSPFGGRINMPVMQRLADNGLRYSQWHTTALCSPTRSCLLTGRNHHVNRSASITEASNGFPGAAGRLPAECATIGQVLQDNGYSTFWVGKNHNVPVEDIAGGGSRSEWPLQKGFDRYYGFLGGETNNWYPDLVEDNRFIEPPSTPEDGYHLSKDLADQALRMLRDQRATNPSKPWYLWYCPGANHAPHHSPAEYTEKYKGKFDDGYEAYRDWALARMVEKGVIPKDTKLTPLTPMPADVANEADSVRPWNTLNADEKRLFSRMAEVYAGFSEYTDAQVGRVIDYLEQSGQLDNTIVFYCADNGASGEGSPNGSVNENKFFNGYPDELSENMKYLDTLGSPDTYNHYPTGWAVAFSTPFQMFKRYSQFSGGTCDPLVIHWPKGIKDKGQVRHQYHHVTDIVPTILDVTGLKMPETYRGVTQYPVNGVSMRYSFEKADAPTTKKRQYYAMLGTRGIWEDGWKAAALHAPISGKGHFDQDKWELYHVDEDRSESTNLADKYPDKLKGLIAAWAEEADKNFVLPLDDRSATELLTIERPSTEPKRSRYIYYPDTAPVPEAVAVSIRGRSYKIIADVETTKDSQGVIFAHGSRFGGHSLFIKDGRLHYVYNFLGIKPEQVFVSPPLTPGKRTLGMEFVRHDKGKYGESLGTTTLYLDGKAVANGPMRTQLGNFTLAGDGLCIGYDSGDNVSRLYKHPGTFTGGTIKGVAVDVSEETFVDLEQEARAAFARD; translated from the coding sequence ATGGAACCCACCAACGGGGACACCGCCCAACCCACCGATAACGGCACAAGCGGACGCTTCTCGCGGCGTTCGATTCTGGGTGGAATCGCGGCCGCCGGTGTCGGCGCCGCCGCGGCAACCGCCGTAATCAAGGGGTTCGAGGACACCGATCACACGACAAGTGCCGGTACGCCGGGCACCGGGCCAACCAACGAGGACTTCCACGGGAAGATCGCCCTCGACGTTCGCGATTCCACACCCGACTGGACCCCTTACGAGCTGAAGCGCGCGCCCGAGGGGGCGCCCAACGTGCTGGTGGTGCTCTACGACGACACCGGACTGGCGGCCTGGTCGCCGTTCGGCGGGCGCATCAACATGCCGGTCATGCAGCGCCTCGCCGACAACGGGCTGCGGTACTCCCAATGGCACACCACGGCACTGTGCTCGCCGACGCGGTCGTGCCTGTTGACCGGACGCAATCACCACGTGAACCGCTCTGCTTCGATTACCGAGGCCTCCAACGGATTTCCCGGTGCCGCGGGCCGTCTGCCCGCGGAGTGCGCCACCATCGGTCAGGTGCTGCAGGACAACGGATACAGCACGTTCTGGGTGGGCAAGAACCACAATGTGCCCGTCGAAGACATCGCCGGCGGCGGCAGCCGATCCGAATGGCCACTACAGAAGGGCTTCGACCGCTATTACGGGTTCCTGGGCGGGGAAACCAACAACTGGTACCCCGACCTGGTCGAGGACAACCGGTTCATCGAGCCACCGTCCACTCCCGAGGACGGCTATCACCTGTCGAAAGACCTTGCCGACCAAGCACTTCGGATGCTGCGCGACCAGCGGGCCACCAACCCTTCCAAGCCCTGGTACCTGTGGTACTGCCCCGGTGCCAACCACGCACCGCATCACAGCCCCGCCGAGTACACCGAGAAGTACAAGGGCAAGTTTGACGACGGCTACGAGGCGTATCGCGATTGGGCGCTGGCCCGCATGGTCGAGAAGGGCGTCATCCCGAAGGACACCAAACTCACCCCGCTGACCCCCATGCCCGCGGACGTCGCCAACGAGGCGGACTCGGTGCGGCCGTGGAACACCTTGAATGCCGATGAGAAGCGTCTCTTCTCGCGGATGGCCGAGGTGTACGCCGGGTTCTCCGAATACACCGATGCCCAGGTCGGAAGGGTCATCGACTACCTCGAGCAGAGCGGTCAGTTGGACAACACCATCGTCTTCTACTGCGCCGACAACGGCGCCTCCGGTGAAGGCTCCCCGAACGGCTCGGTGAACGAGAACAAGTTCTTCAACGGTTATCCCGACGAGCTGTCGGAGAACATGAAGTATCTGGACACGCTGGGCAGCCCCGACACCTACAACCACTACCCCACCGGATGGGCGGTGGCCTTCTCCACCCCGTTCCAGATGTTCAAGCGCTACTCACAGTTCTCCGGCGGAACCTGCGATCCCCTCGTGATCCACTGGCCCAAGGGCATCAAGGACAAGGGCCAAGTGCGCCACCAGTATCACCACGTCACCGACATCGTGCCCACCATCCTCGATGTCACGGGTCTGAAGATGCCCGAGACCTACCGCGGCGTCACGCAGTACCCGGTGAACGGGGTGTCTATGCGGTACAGCTTCGAGAAGGCAGATGCCCCCACCACCAAGAAGCGGCAGTATTACGCGATGCTGGGCACCCGCGGAATATGGGAGGACGGCTGGAAGGCGGCGGCCCTGCACGCACCGATCAGCGGCAAGGGTCATTTCGACCAGGACAAGTGGGAGCTGTACCACGTCGATGAAGACCGTTCCGAGTCAACGAATCTGGCCGACAAGTACCCCGACAAGCTCAAGGGGCTGATCGCCGCGTGGGCCGAGGAAGCCGACAAGAACTTCGTGCTGCCCCTCGACGACCGGTCAGCCACCGAGCTGCTGACGATCGAGCGGCCCTCAACCGAGCCGAAGCGCAGCCGCTACATCTACTACCCTGATACGGCACCCGTTCCCGAAGCCGTGGCGGTCAGTATCCGTGGCCGGTCCTACAAGATCATCGCCGACGTCGAAACCACCAAGGATTCACAGGGCGTGATCTTCGCGCATGGCTCACGCTTCGGAGGGCACTCCCTGTTCATCAAGGACGGCCGGCTCCACTACGTCTACAACTTCCTCGGCATCAAGCCTGAGCAGGTGTTCGTCTCACCGCCGCTGACCCCCGGCAAGCGCACACTCGGTATGGAGTTCGTCCGCCATGACAAGGGAAAATACGGCGAATCCTTGGGAACAACAACGCTATACCTTGACGGGAAGGCGGTGGCGAACGGCCCCATGCGGACGCAGCTGGGCAACTTCACCCTTGCCGGCGACGGTCTGTGCATCGGTTACGACAGCGGCGACAACGTCTCGCGGCTCTACAAGCACCCCGGGACGTTCACCGGGGGCACCATCAAGGGTGTCGCGGTCGACGTCAGCGAGGAGACCTTCGTCGATCTGGAGCAAGAGGCACGCGCAGCATTCGCGCGGGACTAG
- a CDS encoding DUF2218 domain-containing protein, which yields MATVHGVIVTDRPERYAKQLAQHWAAKSTVTELDGGAIQIELAPDAITVLRPQDGELHVEASSAEFGDVVKRHLERFGIRDELTLTWASD from the coding sequence ATGGCCACTGTTCACGGCGTGATCGTCACCGACCGTCCCGAGCGCTACGCGAAACAACTCGCGCAGCACTGGGCGGCCAAGAGCACGGTGACCGAGCTCGACGGCGGTGCGATACAGATCGAGCTGGCGCCCGATGCGATCACCGTGCTGCGCCCACAGGACGGTGAACTGCATGTCGAGGCGAGCTCCGCGGAATTCGGTGACGTCGTGAAACGTCACCTGGAGCGGTTCGGCATCCGCGACGAGCTCACGCTCACCTGGGCGAGCGACTAG
- a CDS encoding LuxR C-terminal-related transcriptional regulator, whose translation MADRDDLTAGGKPTGSTAWSPAPWFLATPPAASPEMIARTGVHSALDVHVQQSRAVVVLAPSGFGKTVAVGQWAAGRRLRRPGSVGWLTVTEQAADFPELVRGIMTALRHAVGDGADTQVRRALATAFELPSPGLMFTALSTIDMSGPVTIVLDDFQKAIAVTQSAEFVEFVEHGPPWLRLVLITTEAPETLLTRLRVHGQVAVIAAGELAFTAADVLTAAGHGRQNLSAGDAEQIVQSTGGWPAAVRLALLDGQTLSALDDLDLTEYIRAAVLGRLRPELAEFVLAVTVCTRVDQRLAGVLAGRADAAALLAECASSSLFIERFGSGEDAVYQWHSMFAQGCGEVLRQSDPARWSALNLLAARELRDRYPLDAVEHAVRGEDAQLAAETITDHWLELLLEARSVALEGACIQVAEAFGESADVAMVRSCCREVAGDRLGAQLHFERAQTLTHNNAESRRVRLVADLSRILISDDHSTMAGAVDAVSEALTDRALVPDRVYACALFLLGWAETRLRRDVGHSMRLLESAAQECRALALTAVADRATESLAFAHVHAGQFGRAQRSLSMAEVPWLSHEGGGIACFTKGFIQFWQGELAGSVEDFTVVDAAVGEGYPDIGRMMLVFSAAALRNQGRDAAMPHLEAVAMRIGEGDNRAVPLGSFRTAALARIAEMRGHAGEAFELAARLVGVTPLPMASAIVAGICRRLGNPELAQALVDNARGESVAPYTRAYALLIGALLAWERADSTQAHQLLEESLALAAPESVRYPFLDNADQPCRELLGAHSSRTAYPDFLAECLLACETGASENPAVALTSREREVLAYLRTPMTTAEIAAKLSVSVNTLKTHQRSIYRKLQASNRREAIGIAPH comes from the coding sequence ATGGCTGACCGCGACGATCTGACCGCAGGCGGCAAGCCGACCGGTTCGACGGCGTGGAGCCCGGCACCGTGGTTCCTGGCCACACCGCCAGCGGCGAGCCCCGAGATGATCGCCCGTACGGGCGTCCATAGTGCTCTCGACGTGCATGTTCAGCAGTCGCGGGCCGTCGTGGTGCTCGCACCATCGGGTTTCGGCAAGACCGTCGCCGTGGGGCAATGGGCTGCGGGCCGCCGGCTGCGGCGGCCGGGTTCGGTCGGATGGCTGACGGTGACAGAGCAGGCGGCAGACTTCCCGGAATTGGTTCGCGGCATCATGACCGCGCTGCGCCACGCGGTGGGCGACGGCGCCGATACCCAAGTCCGGCGGGCTCTGGCCACCGCCTTCGAGCTGCCGTCTCCGGGACTGATGTTCACCGCCCTGTCCACGATCGACATGTCGGGCCCGGTCACCATCGTGCTCGACGATTTCCAGAAGGCCATTGCCGTCACGCAGTCCGCGGAGTTCGTCGAGTTCGTTGAGCACGGCCCGCCCTGGCTGCGACTGGTTCTGATCACCACGGAGGCGCCGGAGACGCTGCTCACCCGGTTGCGGGTACATGGCCAGGTGGCAGTCATCGCGGCGGGCGAATTGGCTTTCACCGCTGCGGATGTGCTCACGGCCGCCGGCCATGGACGCCAGAACCTCTCGGCCGGGGATGCCGAACAGATCGTGCAAAGCACCGGAGGCTGGCCCGCGGCCGTGCGACTGGCCTTGTTGGACGGCCAAACACTCAGTGCCTTAGATGATCTCGATCTCACCGAGTACATCCGTGCCGCTGTTCTCGGACGGCTGCGCCCGGAGCTAGCCGAGTTCGTGCTTGCGGTGACGGTATGTACGCGGGTGGACCAACGCCTGGCAGGTGTGCTCGCCGGGCGTGCCGATGCTGCCGCGCTCCTCGCCGAATGTGCGTCATCGAGCCTGTTCATCGAACGCTTTGGATCTGGCGAAGATGCTGTCTACCAATGGCATTCGATGTTCGCGCAGGGCTGCGGCGAAGTGCTGAGGCAATCGGATCCCGCGCGGTGGAGCGCCTTGAATCTGCTAGCCGCACGCGAACTGCGGGACCGCTACCCCTTGGATGCCGTCGAGCATGCCGTCCGCGGGGAGGACGCGCAGCTGGCCGCGGAGACCATCACCGATCACTGGCTCGAGCTGCTGCTGGAGGCCAGATCTGTGGCACTGGAGGGCGCGTGTATCCAGGTGGCCGAGGCATTCGGGGAGAGCGCCGATGTGGCGATGGTGCGTTCATGCTGCCGAGAGGTCGCGGGCGACCGCCTTGGGGCACAACTGCATTTCGAACGCGCTCAGACCCTGACACATAACAACGCCGAATCTCGGCGTGTGCGCCTAGTCGCGGACCTGAGCCGCATTCTGATCTCCGATGACCACAGCACCATGGCGGGCGCCGTGGACGCGGTCTCCGAGGCCCTCACCGATCGGGCGCTTGTGCCCGATCGGGTGTATGCGTGTGCGCTGTTCCTGTTGGGCTGGGCTGAAACCCGGCTCCGACGCGATGTCGGTCACTCGATGCGGCTGCTGGAATCGGCCGCACAGGAATGCCGCGCGCTGGCCCTGACAGCGGTCGCGGACAGGGCCACCGAGAGCCTGGCCTTCGCCCATGTCCATGCCGGACAGTTCGGCCGCGCCCAGCGGTCGCTGAGCATGGCAGAGGTTCCGTGGCTTTCCCACGAGGGTGGTGGAATAGCCTGTTTCACCAAGGGGTTCATACAGTTTTGGCAGGGCGAGCTGGCCGGGTCAGTCGAGGATTTCACCGTGGTGGATGCGGCGGTGGGGGAGGGCTATCCGGACATCGGTCGCATGATGTTGGTGTTCAGTGCTGCGGCGCTGCGTAACCAGGGGCGCGATGCCGCCATGCCGCACCTGGAGGCGGTTGCCATGCGTATCGGTGAGGGAGACAACAGGGCCGTCCCGTTGGGCAGTTTCCGCACAGCCGCACTCGCGAGGATCGCCGAGATGCGCGGGCACGCCGGGGAGGCATTCGAGTTGGCGGCGAGGCTCGTTGGTGTGACACCGCTGCCCATGGCCTCTGCGATCGTCGCCGGTATATGTCGGCGACTCGGGAACCCCGAGTTGGCACAGGCTTTGGTCGACAACGCGCGTGGCGAGTCAGTGGCTCCATACACGCGCGCCTATGCCCTGCTGATCGGTGCACTGCTGGCGTGGGAGCGTGCCGACAGCACCCAGGCCCACCAGCTCCTGGAGGAATCGTTGGCACTGGCCGCCCCCGAATCCGTGCGCTACCCGTTCCTGGACAACGCGGACCAGCCGTGCCGCGAGCTACTGGGGGCGCACAGCTCCCGCACGGCATATCCGGATTTTCTCGCCGAGTGCCTGCTGGCGTGCGAGACGGGCGCATCGGAGAACCCTGCGGTGGCACTCACCTCGCGGGAGCGAGAAGTGTTGGCGTACCTGCGGACTCCCATGACCACGGCGGAGATCGCTGCGAAGCTCTCGGTGTCGGTCAACACCCTCAAGACGCATCAGCGTTCTATTTACCGGAAACTCCAGGCATCGAACCGCCGCGAGGCCATCGGTATTGCGCCGCACTGA
- a CDS encoding S1C family serine protease: MTCGAVVVAIAASATTAVVVVNRSGHPAPVAQVSSPGVAGKPSLPTGSILGKPGSTPAGNSVEEVSAKVLPSVVQLKIQSGQQGEEGSGVVLSSDGLILTNNHVVAAAMSGSGDLAPSAPAPRGPLSNLPPGILPGEQLPGGYRDGRDGSELDGSDGRTTRPSARTGDGVKATVTLADGRTVPFTVVGADPADDIAVVRAQGVSDLTPITIGSSKDLKVGQNVVAIGSPLGLQGTVTTGIISALRRPVATGDEQSGQHSVMSAIQTDAAINPGNSGGALVDMNGALIGVNSAIASLGGGQDSQGGGQAGSIGLGFAIPVDQAKRIADELVATGTVRQASLGVQLGSDQDARGALVAGVVRGSAAATAGLPKGSVITKVDDQVIDGPEALVAAVRSKAPGDTMALTYDDPSGTSRTVQVTLGQSQT, from the coding sequence CTGACGTGCGGCGCCGTTGTGGTGGCCATCGCCGCCAGCGCCACCACGGCGGTGGTCGTGGTGAACCGCTCCGGGCACCCCGCCCCCGTAGCGCAGGTGTCGAGCCCAGGAGTCGCCGGAAAGCCTTCGCTGCCAACGGGTTCGATACTGGGAAAACCTGGCAGCACGCCCGCGGGTAACTCGGTCGAAGAGGTATCGGCCAAGGTGTTGCCCAGTGTGGTGCAACTAAAGATCCAAAGCGGACAACAGGGTGAGGAAGGGTCCGGCGTAGTCCTGAGCTCTGATGGATTGATCCTGACCAATAACCACGTGGTGGCCGCGGCCATGTCGGGCAGCGGCGATCTTGCGCCCTCGGCTCCCGCGCCCCGCGGGCCGCTCTCCAACCTTCCGCCCGGCATCCTCCCCGGCGAACAGCTTCCCGGCGGTTACCGGGACGGGCGTGACGGCTCAGAACTGGACGGCTCCGACGGGCGTACCACTCGGCCCTCGGCCCGGACCGGTGACGGTGTCAAGGCAACGGTGACCCTGGCGGACGGCCGTACGGTGCCGTTCACCGTGGTCGGCGCCGATCCCGCCGATGACATCGCGGTGGTGCGTGCTCAAGGCGTTTCCGACCTGACCCCGATCACCATTGGTTCGTCGAAAGACCTGAAGGTGGGGCAGAACGTTGTCGCCATCGGCTCGCCCTTGGGCCTGCAGGGGACGGTGACCACCGGCATCATCAGCGCACTACGTCGCCCGGTCGCTACCGGCGATGAGCAGAGTGGCCAGCATTCGGTGATGAGTGCCATCCAGACGGATGCGGCGATCAATCCGGGCAACTCCGGTGGTGCGCTTGTCGATATGAACGGTGCCCTCATCGGTGTGAACTCGGCGATAGCGTCGCTGGGTGGGGGCCAGGACTCGCAGGGCGGCGGACAGGCCGGGTCGATCGGCCTGGGCTTCGCCATCCCGGTGGATCAAGCCAAGCGCATCGCGGATGAACTGGTGGCCACCGGAACGGTCCGGCAAGCCTCGCTGGGTGTCCAACTCGGCTCCGACCAGGACGCACGCGGCGCGCTCGTGGCAGGTGTGGTGCGTGGCAGCGCGGCGGCAACCGCCGGTCTGCCTAAGGGTTCGGTGATTACCAAGGTCGACGACCAGGTGATCGACGGTCCCGAGGCCCTGGTGGCCGCGGTCCGCTCCAAGGCTCCTGGGGACACCATGGCGCTCACCTACGACGACCCGTCGGGAACCTCGCGCACGGTCCAGGTCACCCTGGGGCAGTCGCAGACGTGA
- a CDS encoding MlaD family protein: MTVSACDPPTLESLNLPAPGIGSDAYALTGKFANALNLPNRAKVRLNGADIGEVESIDAIDYVAVVKLRILRGVRLPVGSTAQLRSATPLGDVFVALEPPNHPATELLKDGDALDLQTTSSAATVEGVLSSAAVLVNGGVVRNLTHLVNGLGKASADNGQTLGNIVGQSNQLLDTLNRRSVQIQNSLDKTSQLAASISSREKTINNLLEASAPGVRAIDANQISDLANTSGQISDQLAKLPSIQGTDGRSTVADLNSIARGFNDIAVSPDTSLVALNRLIPMLIKANAGSAQAHDVNIAKLALGNIDDAGNKGSDDYHGPKQADWGYFVGSFKYTLYRLQERVVGQGPNPPAPADSPSRPGR, from the coding sequence ATGACGGTGTCGGCCTGCGATCCGCCGACGCTGGAGAGTCTTAACCTGCCGGCGCCAGGCATCGGTTCCGACGCATATGCGTTGACCGGCAAGTTCGCCAATGCCCTGAACCTCCCAAACAGGGCGAAGGTGCGCCTCAACGGTGCCGATATCGGCGAGGTCGAATCCATCGACGCAATCGACTATGTGGCCGTCGTCAAGCTGCGGATACTCAGGGGCGTGCGACTGCCCGTTGGCTCAACCGCCCAGCTGCGCAGTGCGACCCCGTTGGGCGATGTATTCGTGGCTCTCGAACCGCCCAATCATCCGGCTACGGAACTCCTCAAGGACGGCGACGCTCTCGACCTACAAACCACGTCGTCGGCTGCCACCGTAGAAGGTGTGCTGAGTTCGGCAGCGGTATTGGTCAACGGCGGCGTGGTGCGTAACCTGACCCACCTGGTCAACGGGCTCGGCAAGGCTTCGGCCGACAATGGTCAAACCCTGGGAAACATCGTGGGGCAATCGAATCAGCTGCTGGACACCCTCAATAGGCGTTCGGTACAGATTCAAAACTCCTTGGACAAGACATCGCAACTGGCTGCCTCGATTTCGTCACGAGAGAAGACGATCAATAATCTGCTGGAGGCATCGGCTCCGGGCGTGCGGGCCATCGATGCCAACCAGATCAGCGACCTGGCCAACACGAGCGGGCAGATCAGCGACCAACTTGCGAAGCTCCCATCGATTCAGGGCACCGACGGTCGCAGCACCGTCGCCGACCTCAACTCGATCGCCCGCGGCTTCAATGACATCGCGGTGAGCCCCGACACCAGCCTGGTCGCACTTAACCGGCTGATACCGATGCTCATCAAGGCGAACGCAGGCAGCGCGCAGGCACATGACGTCAACATTGCCAAGCTCGCGCTGGGCAATATCGACGATGCGGGCAACAAGGGCTCCGACGATTACCACGGACCCAAGCAGGCAGACTGGGGCTACTTTGTCGGTAGCTTCAAATACACCCTGTACCGCCTGCAGGAACGCGTCGTGGGGCAAGGCCCGAATCCTCCGGCGCCCGCCGATAGTCCGTCACGACCAGGCCGGTGA
- a CDS encoding RND family transporter, protein MSNVHAKPHRPFVGHLIRIFSLPIILFWVGLAVVLGTVTPSLNEVAASRSVPLSPQNSESYQGMLNIGKVFQQYDSDSSAMVVLEGDDKLGDAAHKYYDDIVAKLKADHEHVQNVQDFWSDPLTAAGSQSVDGKAAYVQIFLNGSQGTSASYESVAAVREIVSSVPAPQGIKAHIAGTSVLNADTQVAGHQSMATMELVSVGVIIVMILFIYRSIVTMLISMVIIGLELFAAQGVTATAGYLNIIGLTPYAVSMVTMLALAAGTDYVIFLFGRYHEERSKGRSREDAYYIAYHGVSHVILGSGLTIVGACMCLSMTTLPYFQSMALPCAISVLVIVVAALTLAPAVLTVASKFGLLEPRGKLSTTGWRKVGTSVVRWPIPIVLVTSMIAIIGFVSLMTYVPQYNDQKFTPADMPANRAMDVADRHFSQARMNPELLMLEADHDLRTPADMLVIDRVAKGIVHMRGIERVQTITRPLGAPIEHSSIPFLLGAQNAGTLQAAKFNNDSSAQMLEQADELSKTLASMERMYGIMQELTGTMHSMVGRTHEMEATIQQMRDNLANFDDFFRPLRNYLYWEKHCFDIPICQSLRSIFDVLDSVDVLADQMRGLVADMDHMDQLMPQMLPVLRTTIDSMGRMRDFMIAMHSTQAGTQAQQQELAKGSTEIGLYFDQAKNDDFFYLPPDVFTNPDFKRGLKMFVSPDGKAVRFIITHQGDPASVEGIEHVRDIKGVVADAVKGTPLANAKVSLAGTASMYADMQDGVTVDLAIAILASMILIFVIMVLITRSVVAALVIVGTVAASLGTACGLSVLLWQDILGLGVQWIVIPLSMVILLAVGSDYNLLVVSRLKEEIHAGLNTGMIRGMGATGRVVTAAGLVFAFTMMSMIVSDLRVVGQLGMTIGIGLIVDTLIVRAFMTPAIAAALGRWFWWPINTFEIVRRGRDVQSPEPTTAPLPVVDAGPHSPPDGRL, encoded by the coding sequence ATGAGCAACGTGCACGCGAAGCCGCACCGGCCGTTTGTCGGCCACCTGATCCGGATCTTCTCCCTGCCGATCATCTTGTTCTGGGTCGGGCTGGCGGTCGTCCTGGGCACGGTCACGCCGTCGCTCAACGAAGTGGCGGCCAGCAGGTCCGTGCCGCTGAGCCCGCAGAACTCGGAGTCGTACCAGGGGATGCTGAACATCGGCAAGGTGTTTCAGCAGTACGACTCGGACTCTTCGGCGATGGTCGTCCTGGAAGGCGACGACAAACTCGGCGATGCCGCGCACAAGTACTACGACGACATCGTTGCCAAGCTCAAGGCCGATCACGAGCACGTGCAGAACGTCCAGGACTTCTGGAGTGATCCGTTGACCGCGGCGGGCTCGCAGAGTGTGGACGGTAAAGCCGCCTATGTGCAGATCTTCCTCAACGGATCACAGGGCACCAGTGCCAGTTACGAGTCTGTCGCCGCGGTGCGCGAGATTGTCAGCTCCGTGCCCGCGCCGCAGGGCATCAAGGCTCATATCGCCGGCACCTCCGTGCTGAACGCCGACACCCAGGTTGCCGGTCACCAAAGCATGGCGACGATGGAATTGGTGTCAGTGGGCGTGATCATCGTGATGATCCTGTTCATCTACCGCTCCATCGTCACGATGCTCATATCCATGGTCATCATTGGCTTGGAACTGTTTGCTGCACAAGGCGTTACGGCTACTGCCGGCTACCTGAACATTATCGGTCTGACCCCCTATGCGGTGAGCATGGTGACGATGCTGGCACTGGCTGCCGGTACCGACTACGTGATCTTCCTATTCGGCCGCTATCACGAGGAAAGATCAAAGGGACGCAGTCGCGAAGACGCGTATTACATTGCCTACCATGGCGTCTCGCACGTCATTCTCGGATCCGGTCTGACCATTGTCGGCGCCTGCATGTGCCTGAGCATGACCACGCTCCCGTACTTCCAGAGCATGGCCTTGCCGTGCGCGATCTCGGTTCTGGTGATCGTTGTCGCGGCGCTGACGCTGGCGCCCGCCGTCCTGACGGTGGCCTCGAAGTTCGGGCTTCTCGAACCCAGGGGCAAGCTCTCCACCACAGGTTGGCGCAAGGTCGGTACCTCGGTGGTGCGCTGGCCCATTCCGATTGTCTTGGTGACCAGCATGATTGCGATCATCGGCTTCGTCAGCCTGATGACCTATGTGCCGCAGTACAACGATCAGAAGTTCACGCCCGCCGATATGCCGGCCAACCGCGCGATGGATGTCGCCGACCGCCACTTCTCTCAGGCCCGCATGAACCCGGAACTGTTGATGCTGGAGGCCGACCACGACCTACGCACCCCGGCAGACATGCTCGTCATCGACAGGGTGGCCAAGGGCATCGTCCATATGCGCGGTATCGAACGGGTGCAGACGATTACCCGTCCGCTCGGTGCGCCGATTGAACACAGCTCGATCCCGTTCCTGCTCGGTGCCCAGAATGCGGGCACGCTGCAGGCCGCAAAGTTCAACAACGACAGCTCTGCCCAGATGCTTGAGCAGGCCGACGAGCTGAGCAAGACCCTCGCCAGCATGGAGCGGATGTACGGCATCATGCAGGAGCTCACGGGCACCATGCACAGCATGGTGGGCCGGACTCACGAGATGGAGGCAACCATCCAGCAGATGCGTGACAACCTGGCCAATTTCGACGATTTCTTCCGCCCGCTGCGCAACTACCTCTATTGGGAGAAGCATTGCTTTGATATCCCGATCTGCCAGTCGCTGCGGTCGATCTTTGATGTTTTGGACAGTGTTGACGTGCTCGCCGACCAGATGCGCGGCCTTGTCGCCGATATGGATCACATGGATCAGCTGATGCCCCAGATGCTGCCGGTTCTGAGAACGACCATTGATTCGATGGGCAGGATGCGCGATTTCATGATCGCCATGCATAGCACTCAGGCCGGCACTCAGGCCCAACAACAAGAATTGGCCAAGGGCTCCACGGAAATTGGCCTCTACTTTGACCAAGCCAAGAACGACGACTTCTTCTATCTACCGCCGGACGTGTTTACCAACCCGGACTTCAAACGTGGGCTCAAGATGTTTGTATCGCCGGACGGCAAGGCGGTTCGATTCATCATCACCCACCAGGGCGACCCGGCGTCGGTCGAAGGCATTGAACACGTCCGTGACATCAAAGGTGTTGTCGCCGACGCGGTGAAGGGCACACCTCTGGCCAATGCGAAGGTTTCACTGGCCGGCACCGCATCGATGTATGCCGACATGCAGGACGGCGTGACCGTCGATCTGGCGATCGCGATCCTCGCATCGATGATCCTGATCTTCGTGATCATGGTGCTGATCACGCGCAGTGTGGTGGCCGCCTTGGTGATCGTTGGCACCGTTGCCGCATCCCTGGGTACGGCCTGTGGCCTGTCAGTACTGTTGTGGCAGGACATCCTTGGGCTGGGTGTGCAGTGGATCGTGATCCCATTGTCGATGGTGATCCTGCTGGCCGTGGGTTCGGACTACAACCTGTTGGTGGTTTCGCGACTCAAAGAGGAAATCCACGCCGGGCTCAACACCGGCATGATTCGCGGCATGGGCGCCACCGGCCGCGTCGTGACCGCCGCCGGACTGGTGTTCGCGTTCACCATGATGTCGATGATCGTCAGTGACTTACGCGTGGTCGGTCAGCTCGGCATGACCATCGGTATCGGCCTGATCGTCGACACGCTGATCGTGCGGGCTTTCATGACGCCGGCGATCGCCGCGGCACTGGGGCGCTGGTTCTGGTGGCCGATCAACACCTTCGAAATCGTTCGGCGTGGCCGCGACGTTCAATCACCGGAACCGACGACGGCACCGCTTCCTGTAGTGGATGCGGGACCGCATTCGCCCCCTGACGGCCGGTTGTAG